A DNA window from Canis lupus familiaris isolate Mischka breed German Shepherd chromosome 10, alternate assembly UU_Cfam_GSD_1.0, whole genome shotgun sequence contains the following coding sequences:
- the STAT6 gene encoding signal transducer and activator of transcription 6 (The RefSeq protein has 1 substitution compared to this genomic sequence): MSLWSLVSKMPPEKLQRLYVDFPQHLRHLLSDWLENQPWEFLVGSDTFCCNMASALLSATVQRLQASAGKQGEGSTILQHISTLEFRHLPMPFHWKQEELKFNTALQRLQHRVGETRLLREALQPGAEAGQVSLRSLIDAPANGTGPREALATLLQETVGELEAAQALVLKRIQIWKRQQQLAGNGAPFEESLAPLQERCESLVDIYSQLQQEVGAAGGELEPKARAVLSSRLDEVLRSLVTSSFLVEKQPPQVLKTQTKFQAGVRFLLGLRFLGAPAKPPLVRADMVTEKQARELSMPQGPGAGAESTGEIINNTVALENSIPGNCCSALFKNLLLKKIKRCERKGTESVTEEKCAVLFSTSLALGPNKLPVQLQALSLPLVVIVHGNQDNNAKATILWDNAFSEMDRVPFVVAERVPWEKMCETLNLKFMAEVGTNRGLLPEHFLFLAQKIFNDNSLSMEAFQHRSVSWSQFNKEILLGRGFTFWQWFDGVLDLTKRCLRSYWSDRLIIGFISKQYVTSLLLNEPDGTFLLRFSDSEIGGITIAHVIRGQDGSPQIENIQPFSAKDLSIRSLGDRIRDLAQLKNLYPKKPKDEAFRSHYKPEQMGKDGRGYVPATIKMTVERDQPLPTLEPQMPTMVPTYDLGMATESSMNMQLSPDMVSQVYPPHSHSMPSFQALSREDVLPTFQESHLQMPPNLSQINLPFDQPHPQGLLPCQSQEHAVSTPEPLLCSDVPMTEDSCLSQPVGGFPQSTWVGEDMFPPLLPPTEQDLTKLLLEGQGESGGGSLGTQPLLQPSHYGQSGISMSHLDLRANPSW, encoded by the exons ATGTCTCTGTGGAGTCTGGTCTCCAAGATGCCCCCAGAAAAACTGCAGCGGCTCTATGTCGACTTTCCCCAACACCTGCGGCATCTCCTGAGTGACTGGCTAGAGAACCAGCCCTG GGAGTTCCTGGTCGGCTCAGACACCTTCTGCTGCAACATGGCTAGCGCCCTACTTTCCGCCACTGTCCAGCGTCTTCAGGCTTCAGCggggaagcagggggaggggagcaccATCTTGCAACATATCAGCACCCTGGAG TTCCGCCACCTGCCAATGCCCTTCCACTGGAAGCAGGAGGAACTGAAGTTTAACACAGCACTGCAAAGGCTGCAGCACCGGGTGGGGGAAACTCGCCTTCTCCGAGAAGCCTTGCAGCCAGGGGCTGAGGCTGGCCAAG TGTCTCTGCGCAGCCTGATAGATGCTCCTGCCAATGGAACTGGGCCAAGGGAG GCCCTGGCCACATTGCTGCAGGAGACTGTTGGGGAGCTGGAGGCAGCCCAGGCCCTGGTGCTGAAGAGAATCCAGATTTGGAAGCGGCAGCAGCAGCTGGCAGGGAATGGTGCACCCTTTGAGGAAAGCCTGGCACCACTACAAGAGAG GTGTGAGAGCCTGGTGGACATCTATTCCCAGCTGCAGCAGGAGGTGGGGGCGGCTGGTGGGGAGCTTGAGCCCAAGGCCCGGGCGGTGCTGAGCAGCCGGCTGGATGAAGTCCTGCGAAGCCTCGTCACCAG CTCTTTCCTGgtggagaagcagcccccccagGTTCTGAAGACTCAGACCAAGTTCCAGGCTGGGGTTCGATTCTTACTGGGCCTGCGGTTCCTGGGGGCCCCCGCCAAGCCTCCGCTGGTCAGGGCCGACATGGTGACTGAGAAGCAAGCAAGGGAGCTGAGCATGCCCCAGGGGCCGGGGGCTGGAGC ggaaaGCACCGGGGAAATCATCAACAACACGGTGGCCCTGGAGAACAGCATTCCTGGGAACTGCTGCTCGGCCCTGTTCAAGAACCTG CTTCTGAAGAAGATCAAGCGCTGTGAGCGGAAGGGCACCGAGTCGGTCACGGAGGAGAAGTGCGCCGTGCTCTTCTCCACCAGCCTCGCGCTCGGCCCCAACAAACTCCCCGTCCAGCTCCAG gccctgtctctgcccctggtGGTCATTGTCCACGGCAACCAGGACAACAATGCCAAAGCCACCATCTTGTGGGACAATGCCTTCTCTGAGATG GACCGTGTGCCCTTTGTGGTAGCTGAGCGGGTGCCCTGGGAGAAGATGTGTGAAACTCTGAACCTCAAGTTCATGGCCGAAGTGGGGACCAATCGGGGGCTACTCCCAGAGCACTTCCTCTTCCTAGCCCAGAAGATCTTCAATGACAACAGTCTCAGCATGGAGGCCTTCCAGCACCGTTCTGTGTCCTGGTCACAGTTCAACAAG GAGATCCTGCTGGGTCGTGGCTTCACCTTTTGGCAGTGGTTTGATGGTGTCCTGGACCTCACCAAGCGCTGTCTCCGGAGCTACTGGTCAGATCG GCTGATCATTGGCTTCATCAGCAAACAGTACGTCACTAGCCTTCTTCTCAACGAGCCTGATGGAACATTCCTCCTTCGCTTCAGCGACTCAGAGATTGGGGGCATCACCATTGCCCATGTCATCCGGGGCCAGGATG GCTCCCCACAGATAGAGAACATCCAGCCATTTTCGGCCAAAGACCTATCCATTCGTTCACTGGGAGACCGAATCCGGGACCTTGCTCAGCTCAAAAACCTCTACCCTAAGAAACCCAAGGATGAAGCTTTCCGGAGCCACTACAAGC CTGAACAGATGGGTAAGGATGGCAGGGGTTACGTCCCAGCTACCATCAAGATGACTGTGGAAAG ggACCAGCCACTTCCCACCCTGGAGCCCCAAATGCCTACCATGGTGCCCACTTACGATCTTGGAATGGCCACTGAGTCCTCCATGAATATGCAGCTCAGCCCAGATATGGT GTCCCAGGTGTACCCACCACACTCTCACTCCATGCCCTCATTCCAAGCCCTCTCCAGGGAAGATGTGTTGCCAACCTTCCAGGA ATCTCACCTGCAGATGCCCCCCAACCTGAGCCAGATAAACCTGCCCTTTGACCAACCTCACCCTCA GGGCCTGCTCCCATGCCAGTCTCAGGAGCATGCCGTGTCCACTCCTgagcccctgctctgctcagaTGTGCCCATGACAGAAGACAGCTGCCTGAGCCAGCCGGTGGGAGGGTtccctcagggcacctg GGTCGGTGAAGACATGTTCCCACCCTTGCTGCCTCCTACTGAACAGGACCTCACCAAGCTTCTCCTGGAGGGGCAAGGGGAATCAGGGGGAGGGTCCTTGGGAACCCAGCCCCTCCTGCAGCCCTCTCACTATGGGCAGTCTGGGATTTCAATGTCCCATCTGGACCTAAGGGCCAACCCTAGCTGGTGA